Part of the archaeon BMS3Bbin15 genome is shown below.
TATGGTCTACAATCACAAGCAGTACTGTTACAGCGAGGATTGCAACGCTGATAAAAGCGTTTTTCACTGACAATGGCTCGGTTTCTGTGATATACGAGGTTGGTGTATAGCCACGTGATAACATTGCCACATATACAGACTCACCACGCTTCAGAGCCCTTATAATAAAAGAACCTGCAAGAACGCCGAGATTTTGCACCTTCTGCCTGTAACCTATCCTACTGGAAAACCCACCTCTTGAAGTCTGCGCACGATACATCCTGACAGTTTCCTCGGACAGCAGATGAATATATCGCAGCATCATGAGTGCAAGGTCAACCATAACCTTTGGCAATCTAAACCACTGCAGAGCTTCCATAGCTTCCCTTATCTGGGTGGTGGCCACAAATACATTCAATATCGAAATTGAAGCAATTATCCGTGTAAACAGCAGAAAAGCAAAAGATAGGGATTCCCTGTATATCGGGAACCCAAAGAAAGATGCAACCTGATACTCACCACCGTAAGTGAACACTACGACAATAAGCACAACAACTGCAATTGAGAAAGGAAGGATAAACAACCTCTTTATAATTATTCTCAGAGGTATTTTGATAGCAAAAGAGACAAGTGTGGCAGAAAAAAATAGAAACAGAGGTATAGCAGGATGCTCCATAGAAATTACGCCGAATATCAACGCAAAGGAACCAAGAAGCTTTACTCTTGCATCAAGTTTATGCAGTGGTGAATTATTTCCCACCACAAGTTTCTCGAAATTGACCTCACGAATCACATCAGAAAAGTTCATTGTTTACTCTCGCTTTCACTCATTGCTACCTATTTATCTTCTTTCATTATCCGTATATAGTGCCCGATAATAAGGAAAATAAAGAACCCAATTGTGGTTCCTATTCCATTAAGCGAGTCACCTGAAAAGATCCACTCAAGCATCTTCCTCCCTCCTGAATATATCAGTCCAGTAATAGCCAACGATAAGACCTGCAACAACACCAGCAAATGTAAACCCTATAGGTTCACCCACAACACTTGTGATTGTAGGGCCCACATGCGTTGCCTGTGGTACTGCTCCAAAAGCAGAGCTCGCTGCCGTGTCCTCTACAATTGAATCTGTTCCTTCCATCTTGGAACCTAAAACATGACCAATATATGCGCTTATTACGAAGACACCGGCAATTATTACCATCATAGTCAATGCTGTTTTTGTAAATCCATCAACCATCTTAAACACCTCCTGCTAAACCAAGTCTTGCCAGAATATCAGGCCTTCTTGCTGCAATATGATTAACAATGCCTGCAGTGAATATGAACTCCATAACCGCAAGTGGCAACTGTGTCGGCATATAACCCATAGTATAAAGCGCCCAGTGTGATAACACAGAACCTGGATTCAGCGACAGTGAAAGCTCAAGAGCGGCTGCAATATAAGTTATTATATCACCCACAAAACCTGCAAAACCTGCAGCCACCCATAAGGGTGAGTTTAATTTTCTTAATAGAAGGAATACAGAATAACCGCTGAAAGTTCCGAGTATTCCCATTGACATTGTATTCGCACCAAGCGTTGTTAGTCCTCCATGACCAAGAAAAGTCTGGAAAAATAGGGCAATCGCTGTCAACACAACTGTCACAAATGGGCCAACAATGATTGCCGACATTGGTGTGCCCACAGGGTGTGAACACGAACCAGTAACCGGCACAGGAATGTGCCACACAGATATAATAAAGACTGCAGCACCCATCATTGCAAGTATCGGCATGTATGCAGGATTATTATCTATGTTTTTTCTTATCCTCCGTACCCCGACTATCACAAAGGGTATAGCAAGGGCAAACCATATAAGACACCACTCAGGTGTTAAAATTCCATCTGAAATATGCATAATACCACCGATT
Proteins encoded:
- the nikQ_1 gene encoding nickel transport protein NikQ, with product MNFSDVIREVNFEKLVVGNNSPLHKLDARVKLLGSFALIFGVISMEHPAIPLFLFFSATLVSFAIKIPLRIIIKRLFILPFSIAVVVLIVVVFTYGGEYQVASFFGFPIYRESLSFAFLLFTRIIASISILNVFVATTQIREAMEALQWFRLPKVMVDLALMMLRYIHLLSEETVRMYRAQTSRGGFSSRIGYRQKVQNLGVLAGSFIIRALKRGESVYVAMLSRGYTPTSYITETEPLSVKNAFISVAILAVTVLLVIVDHKVRIGAGL
- the cbiM gene encoding cobalt transport protein CbiM, which produces MHISDGILTPEWCLIWFALAIPFVIVGVRRIRKNIDNNPAYMPILAMMGAAVFIISVWHIPVPVTGSCSHPVGTPMSAIIVGPFVTVVLTAIALFFQTFLGHGGLTTLGANTMSMGILGTFSGYSVFLLLRKLNSPLWVAAGFAGFVGDIITYIAAALELSLSLNPGSVLSHWALYTMGYMPTQLPLAVMEFIFTAGIVNHIAARRPDILARLGLAGGV